One Bdellovibrio bacteriovorus str. Tiberius DNA segment encodes these proteins:
- a CDS encoding DUF1634 domain-containing protein codes for MTPTPQTPEKESLHDLELTISQILRGGVLFAGIFLLTGWLWMWLRDGSDLQSFSTYEPRPFVENIQWALVMNDRALLIAQFGLVVLVCLPLVRVLMTAILFLKQKDKGLALMALTVFVALVGSFLLGIDL; via the coding sequence ATGACGCCGACTCCGCAAACACCGGAAAAAGAGTCTTTGCATGATCTGGAGCTGACCATCAGTCAGATTCTGCGCGGTGGTGTCTTGTTTGCCGGGATCTTCCTGCTGACGGGCTGGCTGTGGATGTGGTTGCGTGATGGATCAGATTTACAGTCCTTCAGCACGTATGAACCTCGTCCCTTCGTGGAAAACATTCAATGGGCGCTGGTGATGAATGATCGCGCGCTGTTGATTGCCCAGTTTGGTCTGGTGGTGTTGGTGTGTCTGCCGTTGGTGCGCGTCCTGATGACCGCCATCTTGTTCCTGAAGCAAAAAGACAAAGGGCTTGCGCTGATGGCGCTGACAGTTTTTGTGGCTTTGGTGGGAAGTTTCCTTTTGGGAATTGATTTGTAA
- a CDS encoding sulfite exporter TauE/SafE family protein, which translates to MFELLLLITSMAAGFLGALLGLGGGIIVVPVLTLVYHVDIRYAIAASLISIVATSSGAAASYLKDSLTNLRLAVFLEVGTVSGAIVGFLISSFIKAQFLFLLFGTFLFFSALMMLRKRGEHIATVNHPWAEKLKLDGIYPESDNRLIEYKVQNVPLGLFAMFGAGVMSALLGIGSGIFKVLAMDGAMKIPIKVSSATSNFMIGVTASASAGAYLLRGDIRPEIAAPVAVGIIVGSFVGAKAMVKIPAVRIRQIFVVVLSIVSIQMIIKGLK; encoded by the coding sequence ATGTTTGAGTTACTGCTGCTGATCACTTCCATGGCCGCCGGTTTCCTCGGGGCCCTTCTGGGGCTTGGTGGCGGAATTATTGTGGTTCCGGTTCTGACTCTGGTGTACCACGTCGATATTCGCTACGCTATTGCCGCCAGCTTGATTTCGATTGTGGCCACGTCCTCGGGGGCTGCTGCCAGCTACCTGAAAGATTCTTTGACCAATCTGCGACTGGCTGTGTTTCTTGAGGTCGGAACAGTCAGTGGCGCCATTGTTGGTTTTCTGATTTCCTCTTTTATCAAAGCACAATTTCTGTTCCTTCTGTTTGGAACCTTCCTGTTTTTTTCGGCCCTGATGATGCTGCGAAAGCGCGGTGAACACATTGCCACCGTCAATCACCCCTGGGCCGAAAAGCTGAAGCTTGATGGCATCTATCCGGAAAGTGACAACCGTCTGATTGAATACAAGGTGCAGAATGTACCGCTGGGTCTGTTTGCCATGTTTGGCGCGGGTGTGATGTCGGCCCTTTTGGGTATCGGCAGCGGGATCTTCAAGGTTTTGGCCATGGACGGAGCAATGAAGATTCCGATTAAGGTTTCCAGTGCGACGTCGAATTTTATGATTGGTGTGACGGCCTCTGCCAGCGCCGGGGCGTATCTTCTGCGCGGGGATATCCGTCCTGAAATCGCAGCGCCTGTGGCTGTCGGAATCATCGTGGGATCTTTTGTCGGTGCCAAGGCCATGGTGAAAATTCCAGCGGTAAGGATTCGTCAGATCTTCGTGGTGGTTCTAAGTATCGTGTCCATTCAGATGATCATCAAGGGGTTGAAATGA
- a CDS encoding MFS transporter, whose translation MFSKQEKLLLAILASIQFSSIVDFMIMMPLGPQLMRMFAINPHQFGLLVSSYTFFAGLSGFAASFFLDKFDRKACLLFFFIGFSVGTVACGLAPNYEMLLLARGLTGVFGGVLGSLVLSIVSDAISYERRGSAMGVIMTSFSMASILGVPFSLFLANQFNWHAPFIFLGCTSLALCVVIWFKVPSMSKHLEGGIIKEPMWNTISRIANNKNQRRGLYFMSSVMFGHFAIIPFLSPSLVANAGLTESQLPLMYMIGGAFTIFSSPFIGRLADRYGKHKVFLWGALVTLIPYWVITNLGPSPLWVVLAICAFFFVVSGGRMIPATALVSGTARPQNRGSFMSIVSCVQQLSSAVSSYIGGLIVTTGAHGRLEHYPVVGYIAIGFTFVAIFLSRRIEAVEGGGPAPVEHVAEPVV comes from the coding sequence GTGTTTTCCAAACAAGAAAAGCTCCTTCTCGCGATCCTGGCTTCCATTCAGTTTAGTTCCATCGTGGACTTCATGATCATGATGCCACTGGGGCCTCAGTTGATGCGCATGTTTGCGATCAATCCGCATCAGTTCGGACTCCTCGTGTCATCGTACACCTTCTTTGCGGGCTTGAGCGGCTTTGCCGCCTCTTTCTTCCTGGACAAATTTGATCGCAAGGCCTGCCTGCTGTTCTTCTTCATTGGGTTCTCGGTGGGGACCGTGGCCTGCGGCCTGGCGCCGAACTATGAAATGCTGCTTTTGGCCCGCGGCCTGACCGGCGTCTTTGGCGGCGTGCTGGGTTCGTTGGTTCTTTCCATTGTCAGTGATGCAATTTCTTACGAGCGTCGGGGCAGCGCCATGGGCGTGATTATGACGTCGTTTTCCATGGCCTCCATTCTGGGGGTCCCCTTCAGCCTGTTCCTGGCAAACCAGTTCAACTGGCACGCTCCGTTTATCTTCCTGGGATGCACGTCCCTGGCACTTTGTGTGGTGATCTGGTTCAAAGTTCCGTCCATGAGCAAACACCTTGAGGGCGGCATCATCAAAGAGCCCATGTGGAACACCATCAGCCGCATCGCCAACAACAAAAACCAGCGCCGTGGCCTGTATTTCATGTCGTCGGTGATGTTCGGCCACTTTGCCATCATTCCTTTCCTGTCGCCATCACTGGTGGCCAATGCCGGCCTGACCGAATCCCAACTGCCGCTGATGTACATGATTGGCGGCGCCTTTACGATTTTCAGCTCCCCGTTCATCGGACGTCTGGCGGATCGCTATGGAAAACACAAGGTCTTCTTGTGGGGGGCCCTGGTGACGCTGATTCCTTACTGGGTGATCACCAATCTGGGACCCAGTCCTCTTTGGGTGGTGCTGGCGATCTGCGCCTTCTTCTTTGTGGTTTCCGGCGGACGCATGATTCCGGCGACAGCTTTGGTTTCTGGGACAGCCCGACCGCAAAACCGCGGAAGCTTCATGAGCATCGTCAGTTGCGTGCAGCAGTTGTCGTCAGCGGTTTCAAGTTACATCGGTGGCTTGATTGTCACGACCGGAGCTCATGGACGTCTGGAGCATTACCCGGTGGTGGGCTATATCGCCATCGGCTTCACCTTTGTCGCGATCTTCCTGTCCCGCCGTATTGAAGCGGTTGAAGGCGGCGGCCCGGCTCCGGTCGAGCACGTGGCAGAGCCTGTCGTTTAA